One window from the genome of Mastacembelus armatus chromosome 18, fMasArm1.2, whole genome shotgun sequence encodes:
- the shbg gene encoding sex hormone-binding globulin isoform X1: MALFCKAMAGGLLFTLSLALLRWEAEGQGNGRGKTEVSGGAAVYLGQDRDIWRPLMHTTVNLSDIRGIKSSFQVRTFDPEGAIFYGDTKKGEDWFILSLKGGIPMMQISKGGVLVSVVGGPKINDGKWHTLEVSNQEKFVILKVDNSREVEVGMQSKQAEEVISGELRLALGGILISEEKMIVQFEPQIDACLREGNWLSLSMPWETEVEELWPCFQNIQPGSYFPGTGFAIFNTSVLNIEEHRGTEIEIWGDFSQINGTILSIKAPEQNLMFILVANNNTKEVTLTFGEEKITMKDIFKRLVITFQTDSLQVVRDEDVTTNTMLPISPGYMTMWRQGHLAVGGLLGEGEDNVGSQFLTGCLEKIQIQGKDLDLDLAVKHMSISSHSCPA, translated from the exons ATGGCTTTGTTTTGCAAAGCAATGGCAGGTGGACTGCTGTTCACTTTGAGCCTTGCTCTGCTGAGGTGGGAAGCCGAGGGGCAGGGGAACGGACGGGGTAAG ACGGAAGTATCAGGCGGGGCTGCCGTGTACCTAGGCCAGGACAGAGACATCTGGAGGCCACTGATGCACACAACAGTCAACCTCAGTGATATCCGCGG CATTAAGTCTTCCTTTCAGGTTCGGACATTTGACCCAGAGGGTGCAATTTTCTATGGAGACACCAAAAAGGGAGAGGACTGGTTTATTTTGTCCCTGAAAGGTGGCATCCCTATGATGCAGATCAGCAAAGGAGGTGTACTTGTCAGTGTGGTGGGCGGACCCAAGATCAACGACGGGAAGTGGCACACA CTGGAGGTGAGCAACCAAGAGAAGTTTGTGATTCTCAAGGTGGACAACTCCCGTGAGGTGGAGGTGGGCATGCAGTCCAAACAGGCAGAGGAAGTCATTTCAGGTGAACTCCGACTGGCCCTTGGCGGGATCCTCATCAGCGAGGAAAAAATGATTGTTCAG TTCGAGCCGCAGATCGACGCCTGTCTACGGGAAGGCAACTGGTTAAGCCTCAGCATGCCCTGGGAGACAGAGGTGGAGGAGCTCTGGCCCTGCTTTCAAAACATCCAACCCGGCAGCTACTTCCCTGGCACTGGATTTGCAATTTTCAACACCTCAG TTCTCAACATTGAGGAACACCGTGGCACTGAGATTGAAATATGGGGAGATTTCAGCCAAATAAATGggaccattttgagcatcaAAGCTCCTGAGCAAAATCTGATGTTCATTTTAGTGGCCAATAATAACACAAAG GAGGTCACTCTCACTTTTGGTGAAGAAAAAATTACTATGAAAGACATTTTCAAGAGACTGGTGATAACCTTTCAGACAGATTCACTGCAAGTGGTTCGAGATGAAGATGTAACAACAAACACTATGTTGCCCATCAGTCCTGGATATATGACCATGTGGAGACAGGGTCATCTGGCTGTTGGAGGTCTCCTGG GTGAAGGTGAGGACAACGTTGGCTCCCAGTTCTTGACAGGATGCCTGGAGAAGATCCAGATCCAGGGGAAGGATTTGGATCTGGATTTAGCCGTCAAACATATGTCAATCTCCTCTCATAGCTGCCCTGCATAG
- the shbg gene encoding sex hormone-binding globulin isoform X2, whose amino-acid sequence MALFCKAMAGGLLFTLSLALLRWEAEGQGNGRGKTEVSGGAAVYLGQDRDIWRPLMHTTVNLSDIRGIKSSFQVRTFDPEGAIFYGDTKKGEDWFILSLKGGIPMMQISKGGVLVSVVGGPKINDGKWHTVDNSREVEVGMQSKQAEEVISGELRLALGGILISEEKMIVQFEPQIDACLREGNWLSLSMPWETEVEELWPCFQNIQPGSYFPGTGFAIFNTSVLNIEEHRGTEIEIWGDFSQINGTILSIKAPEQNLMFILVANNNTKEVTLTFGEEKITMKDIFKRLVITFQTDSLQVVRDEDVTTNTMLPISPGYMTMWRQGHLAVGGLLGEGEDNVGSQFLTGCLEKIQIQGKDLDLDLAVKHMSISSHSCPA is encoded by the exons ATGGCTTTGTTTTGCAAAGCAATGGCAGGTGGACTGCTGTTCACTTTGAGCCTTGCTCTGCTGAGGTGGGAAGCCGAGGGGCAGGGGAACGGACGGGGTAAG ACGGAAGTATCAGGCGGGGCTGCCGTGTACCTAGGCCAGGACAGAGACATCTGGAGGCCACTGATGCACACAACAGTCAACCTCAGTGATATCCGCGG CATTAAGTCTTCCTTTCAGGTTCGGACATTTGACCCAGAGGGTGCAATTTTCTATGGAGACACCAAAAAGGGAGAGGACTGGTTTATTTTGTCCCTGAAAGGTGGCATCCCTATGATGCAGATCAGCAAAGGAGGTGTACTTGTCAGTGTGGTGGGCGGACCCAAGATCAACGACGGGAAGTGGCACACA GTGGACAACTCCCGTGAGGTGGAGGTGGGCATGCAGTCCAAACAGGCAGAGGAAGTCATTTCAGGTGAACTCCGACTGGCCCTTGGCGGGATCCTCATCAGCGAGGAAAAAATGATTGTTCAG TTCGAGCCGCAGATCGACGCCTGTCTACGGGAAGGCAACTGGTTAAGCCTCAGCATGCCCTGGGAGACAGAGGTGGAGGAGCTCTGGCCCTGCTTTCAAAACATCCAACCCGGCAGCTACTTCCCTGGCACTGGATTTGCAATTTTCAACACCTCAG TTCTCAACATTGAGGAACACCGTGGCACTGAGATTGAAATATGGGGAGATTTCAGCCAAATAAATGggaccattttgagcatcaAAGCTCCTGAGCAAAATCTGATGTTCATTTTAGTGGCCAATAATAACACAAAG GAGGTCACTCTCACTTTTGGTGAAGAAAAAATTACTATGAAAGACATTTTCAAGAGACTGGTGATAACCTTTCAGACAGATTCACTGCAAGTGGTTCGAGATGAAGATGTAACAACAAACACTATGTTGCCCATCAGTCCTGGATATATGACCATGTGGAGACAGGGTCATCTGGCTGTTGGAGGTCTCCTGG GTGAAGGTGAGGACAACGTTGGCTCCCAGTTCTTGACAGGATGCCTGGAGAAGATCCAGATCCAGGGGAAGGATTTGGATCTGGATTTAGCCGTCAAACATATGTCAATCTCCTCTCATAGCTGCCCTGCATAG